One Rhodothermales bacterium genomic region harbors:
- a CDS encoding RDD family protein — protein MPAVHIQTAQNVTIAYRAAGVGHRIGAYFLDAFVAGCYLFVALFILGLAAPDGGTGWAVNVLIALPLIGYHLLSEVFFDGQSFGKRAVGIKVVALDGGQPTLGAYLLRWVLRIVDVLLFTGTVAVVAIVASRHGQRLGDMAAGTTVVKVAEPVALEETLFVNTDPAHVIQFPRVDRLTDEDVATLRDVQARFRREGRTAHTMQLLERAKTAVEQKMDIEPVAMPAPPFIRQVILDYAALDEV, from the coding sequence GTGCCTGCCGTCCACATCCAGACCGCCCAGAACGTCACGATCGCCTACCGCGCGGCGGGCGTCGGCCACCGGATCGGAGCCTACTTCCTCGACGCGTTCGTCGCCGGCTGCTACCTGTTCGTGGCGCTCTTCATCCTAGGCCTCGCGGCTCCCGACGGCGGGACCGGCTGGGCGGTGAACGTGCTCATCGCCCTCCCCCTCATCGGCTACCACCTCCTCTCCGAGGTGTTCTTCGACGGCCAGAGCTTCGGCAAGCGAGCGGTCGGAATCAAAGTCGTCGCGCTCGACGGCGGGCAGCCGACGCTCGGGGCGTACCTGTTGCGCTGGGTGCTGCGCATCGTGGACGTCCTGCTCTTCACCGGGACTGTGGCCGTCGTCGCGATCGTGGCGTCGCGGCACGGGCAGCGGCTCGGCGACATGGCGGCGGGCACGACGGTCGTGAAGGTGGCCGAGCCCGTAGCGCTCGAGGAGACGCTGTTCGTAAACACCGACCCGGCCCACGTCATCCAATTCCCTCGCGTGGACCGGCTGACCGACGAGGACGTGGCGACCCTCCGCGACGTGCAGGCGCGCTTCCGCCGCGAGGGCCGCACCGCGCACACGATGCAGCTCCTCGAGCGGGCCAAGACCGCCGTCGAGCAAAAGATGGACATCGAGCCCGTGGCGATGCCGGCTCCGCCGTTCATCCGCCAGGTCATCCTCGACTACGCCGCGCTCGACGAGGTGTAG
- a CDS encoding T9SS type A sorting domain-containing protein: MMKTLCLCLAFSALCGVYSSAPALAQTADTTSAWRYLALDVGNVWEYERWADVCAPEPPFCEPEPDGFTRIRVLGDTTLDGTAYWIIREARIRQSGTLAWTQDALVRYDSTEARAYEYRLDGELWDYWPGGLYCPLDLPFEWEEGCQDYGYAESYEQVVFGEPALVKHFVTQLGTYAFVADLGLVSSSGGDFVTAGMDLTFARIGGVEYGSEQFPVAAEPAPSESALTLAVYPNPVRGDATVRFALDAPQRVTLAVFDVLGRRVLTTDLGPQPAGEVMHRLDAARLPAGLYVVRLTGDAGASATARIVLHSP, translated from the coding sequence ATGATGAAAACACTCTGTTTATGTCTCGCCTTCAGCGCCCTTTGCGGCGTCTATTCGAGCGCGCCCGCACTCGCGCAGACGGCCGACACCACGAGCGCCTGGCGCTACCTCGCGTTAGACGTTGGCAACGTCTGGGAGTACGAGCGGTGGGCGGACGTATGCGCACCGGAGCCGCCCTTCTGCGAGCCTGAGCCTGACGGCTTTACCAGGATCCGCGTTCTCGGCGACACGACGCTTGACGGCACGGCGTATTGGATTATCCGCGAGGCGCGCATCCGGCAATCGGGCACGCTGGCTTGGACGCAAGACGCGCTGGTCCGCTACGACTCCACCGAAGCCAGAGCCTACGAGTACCGACTCGACGGAGAGCTATGGGACTACTGGCCCGGTGGATTGTACTGCCCCCTCGACCTCCCATTCGAATGGGAGGAAGGGTGCCAGGATTATGGATACGCGGAGAGCTATGAGCAGGTGGTGTTCGGAGAACCCGCGCTCGTAAAGCATTTCGTCACTCAATTGGGCACCTACGCCTTCGTCGCCGACCTCGGCCTCGTGAGCTCAAGCGGTGGCGACTTCGTCACAGCGGGAATGGACCTCACATTCGCCCGCATCGGCGGGGTGGAATACGGCTCGGAGCAGTTCCCCGTCGCCGCCGAGCCCGCGCCATCGGAGTCGGCCCTCACGCTCGCCGTCTACCCTAATCCGGTGCGCGGCGACGCCACCGTCCGCTTCGCCCTCGACGCCCCGCAGCGGGTGACGCTCGCGGTCTTCGACGTGCTCGGCCGCCGTGTGCTCACCACCGACCTCGGGCCGCAGCCTGCTGGCGAAGTGATGCACCGGCTCGACGCGGCGCGGCTTCCGGCCGGGCTCTACGTCGTCCGCCTCACCGGCGACGCCGGGGCCTCCGCGACGGCACGTATCGTCCTCCACTCACCCTGA
- the mdh gene encoding malate dehydrogenase produces MKVTVVGAGNVGATVAECVARKDMANEVVLVDIQEGVAKGKALDLWESAPIHLFDTKLTGGSDYAMTEGSDICVITAGLPRKPGMSRDDLLAKNASIVRSVTEEFAKGSPNAIIIVVSNPLDVMTYVAYMTSGFPSHRVMGMAGVLDTARYRAFLATELNVSVKDIQAMLLGGHGDTMVPLPRYTTVAGTPVTDLLPESRINEIVERTKGGGGEIVGLMGTSAWYAPGAAAAEMVEAIIKDSNRVLPAAAWMTGQYGCDGIFIGAPVKLGREGIKEIIEIELDADEQKLMDESAGHVRANMDNLERIEANA; encoded by the coding sequence ATGAAAGTCACCGTCGTCGGCGCCGGCAACGTGGGCGCGACCGTCGCAGAGTGCGTCGCCCGCAAAGACATGGCAAACGAGGTCGTCCTCGTCGATATCCAGGAAGGGGTCGCCAAGGGCAAGGCCCTCGACCTCTGGGAGTCGGCCCCCATCCACCTCTTCGACACGAAGCTCACCGGCGGCAGCGATTACGCCATGACCGAGGGCTCGGACATCTGCGTCATCACGGCCGGCCTCCCGCGCAAGCCGGGGATGAGCCGCGACGACCTCCTCGCCAAGAACGCGAGCATCGTCCGCAGCGTCACCGAGGAGTTCGCCAAGGGCAGCCCGAATGCCATCATCATCGTCGTCTCGAACCCGCTCGACGTGATGACGTACGTCGCCTACATGACGAGCGGCTTCCCGAGCCACCGCGTGATGGGCATGGCCGGCGTGCTCGACACGGCTCGCTACCGCGCCTTCCTCGCCACCGAGCTCAACGTGTCGGTGAAGGACATTCAGGCGATGTTGCTCGGCGGCCACGGCGACACGATGGTCCCGCTCCCGCGCTACACGACGGTTGCCGGCACCCCCGTCACCGACCTCCTCCCCGAGAGCCGCATCAACGAGATCGTCGAGCGGACGAAGGGCGGCGGCGGCGAGATCGTCGGGCTCATGGGCACGTCGGCGTGGTACGCGCCGGGCGCCGCCGCGGCCGAGATGGTCGAGGCCATCATCAAGGACTCCAACCGCGTGCTCCCCGCCGCGGCGTGGATGACCGGGCAGTACGGCTGCGACGGCATCTTCATCGGCGCCCCCGTCAAGCTCGGCCGCGAAGGCATCAAGGAGATCATCGAGATCGAACTCGACGCCGACGAGCAGAAGCTGATGGACGAGTCCGCCGGGCACGTCCGCGCGAACATGGACAACCTGGAGCGGATCGAGGCCAACGCCTGA
- a CDS encoding DEDD exonuclease domain-containing protein: MLLEEATFVVTDTETTGTRADDDRLIEIGAVKVRDGEVVGTFQQLIDPQRHVPRRITRITGLSTASVFGEPTAKEVLPAFLDFLGDGVLVAHNLPFDLRFLQAELERVGLPPIENDAVCTLRLARRLLPSLPSRGLTALADHFGITNSARHRALGDAEATAEVLRRLLDRLRTGFGVETVDDLIGFQRKRYKDATGEPKHVQHIRETYLTGLPNRPGVYFMKRKNGEILYVGKAKSLRSRVRSYFTGIDAHPERLRKLVRDVRVVEWEETGSELAALLRESKLIKQLLPRYNRAQRRYKNYPFLRLDTAHDFPTLSWTPMIRADGAEYYGPVGRRRTAEEIVELVGRVFRLRECDRSTWQTARIARQPCLYGAMDRCAAPCTDAGEAVYEAEVERVRRFLTGRDTEVIEAVEAAMRAAAADLQFEQAGWYRDQLARLRRVLAQQRPFASAVHDQHAVLVEPGLRAGEVQLFVLRFGRLVETRSLPVPTSPDDVAGLRAALAEHFDPTLETPVVFGRPDVDEINILAHWVRLNEESAHHVRWTPERSVDDLLAAVLAQAEDSTAH, translated from the coding sequence TTGCTGCTCGAAGAAGCCACGTTCGTCGTCACCGACACCGAGACCACCGGGACTCGGGCGGACGACGACCGCCTCATCGAGATCGGCGCGGTGAAGGTGCGCGACGGCGAGGTCGTCGGGACGTTCCAGCAACTCATCGACCCGCAGCGCCACGTTCCGCGCCGGATCACGCGGATCACTGGCCTCTCGACGGCCTCTGTCTTCGGCGAGCCGACGGCGAAGGAGGTCTTGCCGGCGTTCCTCGATTTCCTCGGCGATGGCGTGCTCGTCGCGCACAACCTCCCGTTCGACCTCCGCTTTTTGCAGGCCGAGCTGGAGCGCGTCGGGCTGCCGCCCATCGAGAACGACGCCGTCTGCACGCTCCGGCTCGCGCGGCGGCTCCTGCCCTCACTCCCGTCGCGCGGGCTGACCGCGCTCGCCGACCACTTCGGCATCACGAACTCCGCCCGCCACCGCGCCCTCGGCGACGCCGAAGCCACGGCCGAAGTCCTCCGCCGCCTGCTCGACCGGCTCCGCACCGGCTTCGGCGTCGAGACCGTCGACGACCTCATCGGCTTCCAGCGCAAGCGGTACAAAGACGCCACCGGCGAGCCGAAGCACGTGCAGCACATCCGCGAGACGTACCTGACGGGCCTGCCGAACCGGCCCGGCGTCTACTTCATGAAGCGGAAGAACGGCGAGATCCTCTACGTCGGCAAGGCGAAGAGCCTCCGCAGCCGCGTCCGCTCGTACTTCACCGGGATCGACGCGCACCCGGAGCGGCTGCGGAAGCTCGTCCGCGACGTCCGCGTCGTCGAGTGGGAGGAGACGGGGAGCGAGCTCGCCGCGCTGCTGCGCGAGTCGAAGCTGATCAAGCAGCTCCTCCCGCGCTACAACCGCGCGCAGCGGCGCTACAAGAACTACCCGTTCCTCCGGCTCGACACGGCGCACGACTTCCCGACGCTCTCGTGGACGCCGATGATTCGGGCTGACGGCGCAGAGTATTACGGCCCCGTCGGGCGGCGGCGGACGGCGGAGGAGATCGTCGAGCTCGTCGGGCGGGTGTTCCGGCTGCGCGAGTGCGACCGGAGCACGTGGCAGACGGCGCGGATCGCGCGGCAGCCGTGCCTCTATGGGGCGATGGATCGGTGCGCCGCCCCGTGCACCGACGCCGGTGAGGCGGTGTACGAGGCCGAGGTCGAGCGCGTCCGCCGCTTCCTCACCGGGCGCGACACCGAGGTGATCGAGGCCGTCGAGGCCGCGATGCGGGCGGCGGCGGCCGACCTCCAGTTCGAGCAGGCCGGGTGGTACCGCGACCAACTCGCGCGCCTGCGCCGCGTGCTCGCTCAGCAGCGCCCCTTCGCGAGTGCCGTCCACGACCAGCACGCCGTCCTCGTCGAGCCCGGCCTTCGCGCGGGCGAGGTCCAACTCTTCGTCCTCCGCTTCGGCCGCCTCGTCGAGACGCGCTCGCTCCCCGTCCCGACTTCGCCGGACGACGTGGCCGGACTCCGCGCCGCGCTCGCCGAGCACTTCGACCCGACGCTGGAAACGCCCGTCGTCTTCGGCCGGCCCGACGTGGACGAGATCAACATCCTCGCCCACTGGGTCCGGCTCAACGAGGAGAGCGCGCACCACGTCCGCTGGACGCCGGAGCGCAGCGTGGACGACCTGCTGGCCGCCGTGCTCGCGCAGGCCGAGGACAGTACGGCGCACTGA
- a CDS encoding sugar O-acetyltransferase, with product METTAPSALDRLRGGLPHRGTDTGLIILRNKARRLVREYNDAPDDQTLSRTRLLASLFGGLGERPDVDAPLYCEYGQHVFAGDDFTTGPNCVLVDVGKITIGDRVRFGPGVHVYAVARPLDPAQRAEGLEQAAPITIGDDVWIGGGSILNPGVTIGAGTTIGSGSVVLKDIPAGVFASGNPCRIVREL from the coding sequence ATGGAAACCACCGCTCCCTCCGCCCTCGACAGGCTGCGCGGCGGCCTCCCCCACCGAGGCACCGACACCGGCCTGATCATCCTCCGCAACAAGGCCCGCCGCCTCGTGCGCGAGTACAACGACGCGCCGGACGACCAGACCCTCTCCCGGACCCGCCTCCTCGCCAGCCTCTTCGGCGGCCTCGGCGAGCGGCCCGACGTGGACGCCCCGCTCTACTGCGAGTACGGCCAGCACGTCTTCGCCGGCGACGACTTCACGACGGGCCCGAACTGCGTGCTCGTGGACGTGGGCAAGATCACGATCGGCGACCGCGTGCGCTTCGGACCGGGCGTCCACGTCTACGCCGTCGCCCGCCCGCTCGACCCGGCGCAGCGTGCCGAAGGGCTCGAGCAGGCCGCCCCCATCACCATCGGCGACGACGTGTGGATCGGCGGTGGGAGCATCCTCAATCCCGGCGTCACGATCGGCGCGGGCACGACGATCGGCTCGGGCAGCGTGGTCCTCAAGGACATCCCGGCGGGCGTCTTCGCTTCGGGCAACCCGTGCCGCATCGTGCGCGAACTCTGA
- a CDS encoding stage II sporulation protein M, whose translation MREAVFTRRSADRWKQFEQALGARSADPDALADLYVHVTDDLAYARTFYPNSATTDYLNGLAARAHHRIYRSRREDRGRLVRFWTDELPRLVYAERRALRAAAVVFLLAFAIGTLSAANDPSFVRLIMGDAYVNMTLDNIERGDPMAVYKQMNEVDMFLGITLNNVYVSFLAFVFGVFTSFGTAYLLLKNGVMLGAFQLFFHQHGLLAESVLTIWIHGTLEISAIILAGGAGFVVGNSLLFPGTYPRLTAFRRGAKNGLKLVVGLVPVFVAAGFLEGFVTRHTEMPLGLSLVIILGSLAAVVGYFVVYPIRLHRRDAAEAQRALAHG comes from the coding sequence ATGCGTGAGGCCGTCTTTACCCGTCGCAGCGCCGATCGGTGGAAGCAGTTCGAGCAGGCGCTCGGCGCCCGCTCCGCCGACCCCGACGCGCTCGCGGACCTCTACGTCCACGTCACGGACGACCTCGCGTACGCCCGCACGTTCTACCCGAACTCCGCGACGACGGACTACCTGAACGGGCTCGCGGCCCGCGCGCACCACCGGATCTACCGCAGCCGGCGCGAGGACCGAGGCCGCCTCGTCCGGTTCTGGACGGACGAACTCCCCCGCCTCGTCTACGCCGAGCGCCGCGCGCTGCGAGCCGCCGCCGTCGTCTTCCTCCTCGCCTTCGCGATCGGGACGCTCTCCGCCGCCAACGACCCCTCGTTCGTCCGGCTCATCATGGGCGATGCCTACGTCAACATGACGCTCGACAACATCGAGCGGGGGGACCCGATGGCGGTCTACAAGCAGATGAACGAGGTCGACATGTTCCTCGGCATCACGCTGAACAACGTCTACGTCTCGTTCCTCGCTTTCGTGTTCGGGGTGTTCACCTCGTTCGGGACGGCGTATCTGCTACTCAAGAACGGCGTGATGCTCGGGGCCTTCCAGCTCTTCTTCCACCAGCACGGCCTCCTCGCCGAGTCGGTCCTGACGATCTGGATCCACGGCACGCTCGAGATATCGGCCATCATCCTCGCGGGCGGCGCGGGGTTCGTCGTGGGGAACAGCCTGCTCTTCCCGGGGACGTACCCCCGGCTGACGGCCTTCCGACGCGGGGCGAAGAACGGGTTGAAGCTCGTCGTCGGTCTCGTGCCCGTCTTCGTGGCGGCGGGCTTCCTCGAAGGCTTCGTGACCCGTCACACGGAGATGCCCCTCGGGCTCAGCCTCGTCATCATCCTCGGCTCGCTCGCAGCGGTGGTGGGGTACTTCGTCGTCTATCCAATCCGCCTCCACCGCCGGGACGCGGCGGAGGCCCAACGCGCGCTCGCCCATGGTTGA
- a CDS encoding DUF4129 domain-containing protein — translation MPIGYGSVHIRTALRGTTLCGAIPRGAILRGAVLRGAVLLVVLAGIHPAVAQPVGAQPSLRIDSSAVEARPVPTEALDRFRADPDFAYERTPPSPSVWGLVWRWIERHIIAPFYAATSESARSVLFYGLLAVVLLFALYRLFGADRQGVFGRKGQAATLDGVLAERGIEAVDLAALTDAAAREGRFREAMRLLYLRTLQLLSEHGRIRWTLDKTNRDYAAELRGTDLEGPFAAATRLFERAWYGSLPVDAGGFEDARSHFLRFHDALGPTEARR, via the coding sequence ATGCCGATCGGCTACGGTAGCGTGCACATTCGGACGGCCCTGCGCGGGACAACACTGTGCGGGGCGATACCGCGCGGGGCGATCCTGCGCGGGGCGGTGCTGCGCGGGGCGGTGCTGCTGGTCGTGCTGGCGGGCATCCATCCAGCCGTCGCGCAACCGGTCGGTGCCCAACCGTCGCTGCGGATCGACTCGTCGGCAGTGGAGGCGCGGCCCGTTCCGACGGAGGCGCTCGACCGCTTCCGCGCGGACCCCGACTTCGCGTACGAACGGACGCCGCCGTCACCGTCCGTCTGGGGCCTCGTCTGGCGGTGGATCGAGCGGCACATCATCGCGCCGTTCTACGCGGCGACGTCGGAGAGCGCGCGCAGCGTGCTGTTCTACGGCCTCCTCGCGGTCGTGCTGCTCTTCGCGCTGTACCGGCTGTTCGGCGCGGATCGGCAGGGCGTCTTCGGCCGGAAAGGGCAGGCGGCGACACTCGACGGCGTGCTGGCCGAGCGGGGCATCGAGGCCGTCGACCTCGCCGCGCTCACGGACGCAGCAGCGCGCGAGGGCCGCTTCCGCGAGGCGATGCGGCTGCTGTACCTGCGCACACTCCAACTGCTCAGTGAGCACGGCCGCATCCGCTGGACGCTCGACAAGACGAACCGCGACTACGCCGCCGAGCTGCGCGGCACCGACCTCGAAGGGCCGTTCGCGGCGGCGACCCGGCTGTTCGAGCGGGCGTGGTACGGGAGCCTGCCCGTGGACGCGGGCGGATTCGAGGACGCCCGCTCGCACTTCCTTCGCTTCCACGACGCGCTCGGTCCGACGGAGGCCCGCCGATGA
- a CDS encoding T9SS type A sorting domain-containing protein, with product MWQVPDVGLRSGSTFEEWDWIILEYARVGALEFGTERFPVAAEPTAPEESALTLAVYPNPVRGDATVRFALDVPQRVTLAVFDVLGRRVLTTDLGPQPAGEAMHRLDVARLPAGLYVVRLTGDAGTSGTARIVRH from the coding sequence ATGTGGCAGGTGCCGGATGTGGGGCTTAGGTCAGGTAGCACTTTCGAGGAGTGGGACTGGATCATACTGGAGTATGCCCGCGTCGGCGCTCTGGAGTTTGGCACCGAGCGGTTTCCCGTCGCCGCCGAGCCTACGGCACCGGAGGAAAGCGCCCTCACCCTCGCCGTCTACCCTAATCCGGTGCGCGGCGACGCCACCGTCCGCTTCGCGCTCGATGTCCCGCAGCGCGTGACGCTCGCGGTCTTCGACGTGCTCGGCCGCCGTGTGCTCACCACCGACCTCGGGCCGCAGCCTGCTGGCGAAGCGATGCACCGGCTCGACGTGGCGCGGCTTCCGGCCGGGCTCTACGTCGTCCGCCTCACCGGCGACGCCGGGACCTCCGGGACGGCGCGCATCGTGCGGCACTGA
- a CDS encoding alkaline phosphatase, protein MPRLLLALCALLLFAAPTRAQDDDRPRNVIVMIADGFGPASATLAREFSGAPLAFDEILRGVVRTASSSSRVTDSAASATSYASGVKTYNGAIGVDSLQRPVGTVLEAAEARGMATGLVATSRITHATPAAFAAHVPYRGAEDEIAAQMVAQGVDVILGGGRRHFVPGDAAGVRTDGRDLLAEARAQGVAVVEDRAGFEGVTETPVLGLFAADHLDYEIDRTDQPSLAEMTRTALALLDGDEDGFFLLVEGSRIDHAAHANDPVGHVHDILAYDAAVRVALDFARADGRTLVLSTADHETGGMTLGRDGVYAWDPAVLARVRASADRMAALIGEGQLAADVLRDFAAVDSLSAEERTAIERSGPGPFTVARDRAIGEAVSRRAHVGWTTGGHTGIDVGLYAFGPGAAAFHGAMEIDAVGRALADVLGFDLAPITERLRTAGAAGSR, encoded by the coding sequence ATGCCCCGTCTCCTCCTCGCCCTCTGCGCGCTCCTCCTCTTCGCCGCCCCGACGCGGGCGCAGGACGACGACCGCCCCCGCAACGTCATCGTGATGATCGCCGACGGCTTCGGCCCGGCCTCGGCCACGCTCGCGCGTGAGTTCTCCGGCGCCCCGCTCGCGTTCGACGAGATCCTGCGCGGCGTCGTCCGCACGGCCTCGTCGTCGAGCCGTGTCACGGACTCGGCGGCGAGCGCCACGTCGTACGCCAGCGGCGTCAAGACGTACAACGGCGCCATCGGCGTCGACTCGCTTCAGCGGCCCGTCGGGACCGTGCTCGAAGCGGCCGAGGCGCGGGGCATGGCGACGGGGCTCGTCGCGACGAGCCGGATCACGCACGCCACGCCGGCGGCGTTCGCGGCTCACGTCCCGTACCGCGGCGCCGAGGACGAGATCGCCGCGCAGATGGTGGCGCAAGGCGTCGACGTGATCCTCGGCGGCGGCCGGCGGCACTTCGTCCCGGGCGACGCGGCCGGCGTGCGCACCGACGGGCGCGACCTCCTCGCCGAGGCGCGGGCGCAGGGCGTCGCCGTCGTCGAGGACCGCGCCGGGTTCGAGGGTGTGACCGAGACGCCCGTGCTCGGCCTCTTCGCCGCCGACCACCTGGACTACGAGATCGACCGCACGGACCAGCCGAGCCTCGCTGAGATGACACGGACCGCGCTCGCCCTCCTCGACGGCGACGAGGACGGGTTCTTTCTCCTCGTCGAGGGCAGCCGGATCGACCACGCCGCGCACGCGAACGACCCCGTCGGCCACGTCCACGACATCCTCGCCTACGACGCTGCCGTCCGCGTCGCGCTCGACTTCGCCCGCGCCGACGGCCGCACGCTCGTCCTCTCCACGGCCGATCACGAGACGGGTGGGATGACGCTCGGCCGCGACGGGGTGTACGCATGGGACCCGGCCGTGCTCGCCCGCGTCCGCGCGAGCGCCGACCGGATGGCAGCGCTCATCGGCGAGGGGCAGCTCGCTGCCGATGTGCTCCGGGACTTCGCCGCCGTGGACAGCCTCTCGGCGGAGGAGCGCACCGCCATCGAGCGGAGCGGCCCCGGCCCGTTCACCGTCGCCCGCGACCGCGCGATCGGCGAAGCCGTGAGCCGCCGCGCCCACGTCGGCTGGACGACGGGCGGCCACACCGGCATCGACGTCGGGCTCTACGCCTTCGGGCCGGGCGCGGCGGCGTTCCACGGCGCGATGGAGATCGACGCCGTCGGCCGCGCCCTCGCCGACGTGCTCGGGTTCGACCTCGCGCCTATCACGGAGCGGCTCCGCACGGCCGGGGCAGCGGGGAGCCGATAG
- a CDS encoding potassium transporter TrkG, whose amino-acid sequence MIVNLRSVAGTLGALLVALGVALLFPMGVGLWYGEASWWSFGVTAVGSLAVGGWAFVALRPKEEEDLRVREGFVIVAFAWLLLSLVGALPFVLGGVLDSFTDAFFETMSGFTTTGATILGGADTPAIEAIPNGFLFWRSLTHWLGGMGIIVLTLAILPILGIGGMQLFKAEVPGPSADKLTPRVRETAKRLWAIYVGITFVQVLFLLPAMSLFDAVNHAFATMATGGFSTENGSVGQYGSAYIDWVITVFMFLAGMNFALHYAMLHGNWSAPWKSEEFRVYTWVIIVATVLITVVLWEPAQSFVPPPVTLDGEVVVGEGLQQEADGVASDEATTEPENRAGAEEMGGGAELGESDESATGRTVVRYGGFWDSLRYAAFQATSIVTTTGFGTADYELWPPLAFGVIFSLFFVGGMAGSTGGGVKVIRVLLILKNSFRDVQQLLHPQAVLPIRLDHRVVPEGIMRNVLSFIVLYIGLIGAGTLVMGFLGLDLLSAFSATFSCVGNVGPAFGSFGPTENYTHVPAVGKWVLALLMMAGRLEIFTVLVLFAPGFWRR is encoded by the coding sequence ATGATCGTCAACCTCCGCTCCGTCGCCGGCACGCTCGGGGCGCTCCTCGTGGCGCTCGGCGTGGCGCTCCTCTTCCCGATGGGCGTCGGGCTGTGGTACGGCGAGGCCTCGTGGTGGAGCTTCGGGGTGACGGCGGTGGGGTCGCTCGCGGTGGGCGGCTGGGCGTTCGTCGCGCTCCGGCCGAAGGAGGAGGAGGACCTCCGCGTCCGCGAAGGCTTCGTCATCGTCGCCTTCGCGTGGCTGCTGCTCTCGCTCGTCGGCGCCCTCCCGTTCGTGCTCGGCGGCGTGCTCGACTCGTTCACTGACGCGTTCTTCGAGACGATGAGTGGGTTCACGACGACGGGCGCGACGATCCTCGGCGGGGCCGACACGCCGGCGATCGAGGCGATCCCCAACGGGTTCCTATTCTGGCGGAGCCTCACGCACTGGCTCGGCGGCATGGGCATCATCGTGCTCACGCTCGCCATCCTCCCCATCCTCGGGATCGGGGGGATGCAGCTCTTCAAGGCCGAGGTCCCCGGCCCGAGCGCCGACAAGTTGACGCCGCGCGTCCGCGAGACGGCCAAGCGCCTGTGGGCGATCTACGTCGGCATCACGTTCGTGCAGGTCCTGTTCCTGCTCCCGGCGATGAGCCTCTTCGACGCCGTCAACCACGCCTTCGCCACGATGGCCACGGGCGGGTTCTCGACAGAGAACGGCTCCGTCGGGCAGTACGGCTCGGCCTACATCGACTGGGTGATCACGGTCTTCATGTTCCTCGCTGGGATGAACTTCGCGCTCCACTACGCCATGCTCCACGGCAACTGGAGCGCGCCCTGGAAGAGCGAGGAGTTCCGCGTCTATACCTGGGTGATCATCGTCGCCACGGTGCTCATCACCGTCGTGCTCTGGGAGCCGGCGCAGTCGTTCGTCCCCCCGCCGGTCACGCTCGACGGCGAGGTCGTGGTGGGGGAGGGGCTGCAGCAGGAGGCCGACGGCGTCGCGTCGGACGAGGCGACGACGGAGCCGGAGAACCGGGCGGGCGCCGAGGAGATGGGTGGCGGCGCCGAACTGGGCGAGTCCGACGAGTCCGCGACGGGCCGCACCGTCGTCCGCTATGGGGGATTCTGGGACTCCCTCCGCTACGCCGCCTTCCAGGCCACCTCGATTGTCACGACGACGGGCTTCGGCACGGCCGACTACGAGCTGTGGCCGCCGCTCGCGTTCGGGGTCATTTTCTCGCTGTTCTTCGTGGGCGGGATGGCCGGCTCGACGGGGGGCGGGGTGAAGGTGATCCGCGTGCTCCTCATCCTAAAGAACTCGTTCCGGGACGTGCAGCAGCTCCTCCACCCGCAGGCCGTCCTCCCCATCCGGCTCGACCACCGCGTCGTGCCCGAGGGCATCATGCGCAACGTGCTCTCGTTTATCGTCCTCTACATCGGGCTCATCGGCGCGGGCACGCTCGTGATGGGCTTCCTCGGGCTCGACCTCCTCAGCGCGTTCAGCGCTACGTTCTCGTGCGTCGGGAACGTCGGGCCGGCGTTCGGCTCGTTCGGCCCGACGGAGAACTACACGCACGTGCCGGCCGTCGGGAAGTGGGTGCTCGCCCTCCTGATGATGGCGGGGCGGCTCGAGATCTTCACCGTGCTCGTCCTCTTCGCCCCCGGCTTCTGGCGGCGCTGA